In the genome of Isoalcanivorax indicus, one region contains:
- the glmM gene encoding phosphoglucosamine mutase: MTRKYFGTDGIRGTVGEYPITPDFVLRLGWAAGSVLAEQGQSKILIGKDTRISGYMFESALEAGISAAGVDVLLLGPMPTPAIAYLTHTFHAQAGIVISASHNPYTDNGIKFFGANGRKLPDAIEAAIEARLDEEMRMVNADSLGKVRRINDARGRYIEFCKSTVLARLNLRGLKIVVDCANGAAYHIAPDVLDELGATVISLAAQPDGLNINRDCGSTHPEALVAAVRQHNADLGIAFDGDADRVLMVDDQGNLVDGDQLLYILATDRKRRDLLEGGAVGTLMSNFGLEVALQREKIPLLRAKVGDRYVIETMDKHGWLLGGESSGHIICLDCTTTGDGVVSALQVLAALQHRGCSLREACAGMEKMPQVMINVRGANRDGAVERDSVRQAVAAAEQRLAGKGRVLLRPSGTEPLIRVMVEGEDAALVQSVCEDLAAVVQQDIA, encoded by the coding sequence ATGACGCGCAAGTATTTTGGCACCGACGGCATACGCGGTACCGTGGGTGAGTACCCCATTACTCCGGATTTCGTGCTGCGCCTGGGCTGGGCCGCCGGGTCGGTGCTGGCCGAGCAAGGCCAGAGCAAGATCCTGATTGGCAAGGACACCCGCATTTCCGGCTACATGTTCGAGTCGGCCCTGGAGGCCGGCATTTCCGCCGCGGGCGTGGATGTGCTGCTGCTCGGCCCCATGCCGACCCCGGCCATCGCCTACCTGACCCATACCTTCCATGCCCAGGCGGGCATCGTGATCTCCGCCTCGCATAACCCCTACACCGACAACGGCATCAAGTTTTTCGGCGCCAACGGCCGCAAGTTGCCGGACGCCATCGAGGCTGCCATTGAGGCGCGTCTGGATGAAGAGATGCGCATGGTCAATGCCGATTCCCTCGGCAAAGTGCGGCGCATCAATGATGCCCGCGGCCGCTATATCGAATTCTGCAAAAGCACGGTCCTGGCGCGCCTGAACCTGCGCGGCCTGAAGATCGTGGTGGACTGCGCCAACGGCGCCGCCTACCACATCGCCCCGGACGTGCTGGACGAGCTGGGCGCCACCGTGATTTCCCTGGCCGCCCAGCCCGACGGCCTGAACATCAATCGCGACTGCGGCAGCACCCATCCGGAAGCGCTGGTGGCAGCGGTACGGCAGCACAACGCCGATCTGGGCATCGCCTTCGACGGCGACGCGGACCGCGTCCTGATGGTCGACGACCAGGGCAATCTGGTTGACGGCGACCAGCTGCTGTATATCCTTGCCACCGATCGCAAGCGCCGTGACCTGCTGGAAGGGGGCGCGGTGGGCACCCTGATGTCCAACTTCGGCCTGGAGGTGGCCCTGCAGCGCGAGAAGATCCCGCTGCTGCGCGCCAAGGTGGGCGACCGCTACGTGATCGAAACCATGGACAAGCACGGCTGGCTGCTGGGCGGTGAATCCTCCGGCCATATCATCTGCCTGGATTGCACCACCACCGGCGACGGTGTGGTGTCGGCCCTGCAGGTGCTGGCGGCCCTGCAGCATCGTGGCTGCAGCCTGCGCGAAGCCTGTGCCGGCATGGAGAAGATGCCCCAGGTGATGATCAATGTGCGCGGCGCCAACCGTGATGGCGCGGTCGAGCGTGACAGCGTGCGCCAGGCCGTGGCGGCGGCGGAACAGCGCCTGGCTGGCAAGGGCCGCGTGCTGCTGCGCCCCTCTGGCACCGAACCGCTGATCCGGGTGATGGTCGAGGGTGAAGACGCCGCGCTGGTACAGAGCGTATGCGAAGACCTGGCGGCGGTGGTGCAGCAGGACATCGCCTGA
- the nusA gene encoding transcription termination factor NusA, whose protein sequence is MNKEILLVAETVSNEKGVSRDVIFEAIELALAAATKKRFKEEDVEVRVHIDRVSGDYRTYRVWHVVPDEELYEFGRQLTLDEAHEQDTSLQIGDTWAEEIESVAFGRIAAQTAKQVIVQKVREAERAQIIEEYRDRIGELISGTVKKATRDSIILDLGGNAEALITRDQMIPREAVRQNDRIRAWLSGVNPENRGPQLFASRAAPEMLIELFKIEVPEIGEELIEIKGAARDPGSRAKIAVKTNDQRIDPVGACVGMRGARVQAVSNELAGERIDIVLWDDNPAQLVINAMQPAEVASIVVDEERHAMDVAVEDESALAQAIGRGGQNIRLASELTGWELNVMTLDAAQEKQLAESQEALERFMADLDVDEDVAGVLVEEGFSTLEEVAYVPMEEMLAIEGFDEDIVEALRQRAKDVLLTRALTSEEQLENAGPAEDLLTMEGMDRELAMKLAAQGIVTMEDLAEQAVDDLLDIEGLDEERAAQLIMTARAPWFAEENAGN, encoded by the coding sequence ATGAACAAAGAGATTTTGCTGGTAGCGGAAACAGTCTCCAACGAGAAAGGCGTCAGCCGTGACGTCATCTTTGAAGCGATCGAGCTGGCGCTGGCGGCAGCGACCAAGAAGCGCTTCAAGGAAGAAGATGTCGAAGTGCGCGTGCACATCGATCGCGTGAGCGGCGACTACCGCACCTATCGCGTCTGGCATGTGGTGCCCGACGAAGAGCTGTATGAATTCGGCCGCCAGCTGACCCTCGACGAAGCCCACGAGCAGGACACCTCGTTGCAGATCGGTGACACCTGGGCCGAGGAAATCGAATCCGTGGCCTTTGGCCGTATCGCTGCCCAGACCGCCAAACAGGTGATCGTGCAGAAGGTACGCGAAGCCGAGCGCGCCCAGATCATCGAAGAATACCGTGACCGCATTGGCGAGCTGATCAGCGGCACCGTCAAGAAAGCGACCCGCGACAGCATTATTCTGGACCTGGGCGGCAACGCCGAGGCGCTGATTACCCGCGACCAGATGATCCCGCGTGAAGCCGTGCGCCAGAACGACCGCATCCGCGCCTGGTTGTCCGGCGTGAACCCGGAAAACCGTGGCCCGCAGCTGTTTGCCAGCCGCGCCGCGCCGGAAATGCTGATCGAGCTGTTCAAGATTGAAGTGCCGGAGATCGGTGAAGAGCTGATCGAGATCAAGGGCGCGGCCCGCGATCCGGGTTCGCGCGCCAAGATCGCCGTGAAAACCAACGACCAGCGGATCGACCCGGTGGGCGCCTGTGTGGGTATGCGCGGTGCGCGCGTGCAGGCCGTGTCCAACGAACTGGCCGGTGAGCGGATCGACATCGTGCTGTGGGACGACAACCCCGCACAGCTGGTGATCAACGCCATGCAGCCCGCTGAAGTGGCCTCCATTGTGGTGGACGAAGAGCGCCACGCCATGGACGTGGCGGTGGAAGACGAATCGGCACTGGCTCAGGCCATCGGCCGTGGCGGCCAGAACATCCGCCTGGCCTCCGAGCTGACCGGCTGGGAACTGAACGTGATGACCCTGGACGCCGCCCAGGAGAAACAGCTGGCGGAAAGCCAGGAAGCGCTGGAGCGCTTTATGGCCGATCTGGACGTGGACGAAGACGTTGCCGGTGTGCTGGTGGAAGAAGGCTTCAGCACGCTGGAAGAAGTGGCCTATGTGCCGATGGAAGAAATGCTGGCCATCGAGGGTTTCGACGAGGATATCGTTGAGGCACTGCGCCAGCGCGCCAAGGACGTGCTGCTGACTCGGGCGCTGACGTCCGAAGAGCAGCTGGAAAACGCCGGACCGGCAGAAGACCTGCTGACGATGGAAGGCATGGACCGCGAGCTGGCCATGAAACTGGCGGCTCAGGGCATCGTGACCATGGAAGACCTGGCCGAGCAGGCCGTAGACGACCTGCTGGACATCGAAGGTCTGGACGAAGAACGCGCCGCGCAGCTGATCATGACCGCCCGGGCGCCCTGGTTTGCCGAGGAAAACGCTGGCAACTGA
- the yhbY gene encoding ribosome assembly RNA-binding protein YhbY: protein MPLSQQDKRRFKTIGHHLKPVLIFGGQGLTESFVEELNRRLEDHELIKVRVNAETRDDRSAVVEALCETSGAELVQRIGNIALLYRAAKKPSPKLSNILRAQQG from the coding sequence ATGCCCCTGAGCCAGCAAGACAAGCGCCGCTTCAAGACCATTGGTCACCACCTCAAGCCGGTGCTGATCTTCGGCGGCCAAGGCCTGACGGAATCGTTCGTCGAAGAGCTGAACCGCCGCCTGGAAGATCACGAGTTGATCAAAGTGCGCGTGAATGCCGAGACCCGGGATGATCGCAGTGCCGTGGTCGAGGCCCTGTGCGAGACCTCCGGCGCCGAACTGGTGCAGCGGATCGGCAATATCGCCTTGCTGTACCGGGCTGCGAAAAAGCCCAGCCCGAAACTGTCCAACATTCTGCGCGCCCAGCAAGGCTGA
- the rimP gene encoding ribosome maturation factor RimP: MSRKAEQLHSLLAPTVEGMGYEFWGLEYIQGRGAVLRLYIDTDREQGITVDDCAAVSHQVSGVLDVEDPISGEYTLEVSSPGMERPLFTLEQWQRYIGERAQVRLLAPVKNRRKLTAEITAVSGDTLSLTVDGEVLDVPFAQVDRANIVPDFDLKG; this comes from the coding sequence ATGTCGCGAAAGGCGGAACAATTGCACAGCCTGCTTGCTCCCACGGTGGAGGGGATGGGCTATGAGTTCTGGGGCCTGGAATATATTCAGGGTCGTGGAGCCGTGCTGCGCCTGTACATCGACACCGATCGTGAGCAGGGCATCACGGTGGATGACTGCGCGGCAGTCAGCCATCAGGTGAGCGGCGTGCTGGATGTGGAAGACCCGATCAGCGGTGAATACACCCTGGAAGTGTCGTCCCCCGGCATGGAACGCCCCCTGTTTACACTGGAACAGTGGCAGCGCTATATCGGCGAGCGGGCGCAAGTGCGTTTGCTGGCGCCGGTAAAGAACCGCCGCAAACTCACTGCGGAAATCACCGCCGTGAGCGGGGACACCCTGAGCCTGACCGTGGATGGTGAGGTATTGGACGTTCCTTTCGCACAGGTCGACCGGGCGAACATCGTGCCCGATTTTGATCTGAAAGGATGA
- the folP gene encoding dihydropteroate synthase — MTELNCGARTLTLSAPVVMGVLNVTPDSFSDGGRFSGRDAALRRASEMLADGAAIIDIGGESTRPGAAPVSPQEELDRVIPVVEAIAAELDGVISLDTSTPAVMTEGARAGAGLINDVRALQRPGALAAAAASGLPVCLMHMQGQPDTMQKAPQYEDVVAEVSAFLADRVMACEAAGIPRERLLLDPGFGFGKTLAHNLRLLRELDRLHALGLPLLVGMSRKSMIGQALDRPVDERLAGGLALAVMAVERGAQIVRVHDVRETVDALRMAWAVLHGDSTHDKRM; from the coding sequence ATGACTGAACTGAACTGCGGGGCGCGGACACTGACACTGTCCGCGCCTGTCGTTATGGGGGTGCTCAATGTGACCCCCGATTCCTTTTCTGATGGCGGCCGCTTCAGCGGCCGTGATGCGGCCCTGCGCCGTGCCAGCGAGATGCTGGCCGACGGCGCCGCGATCATCGATATCGGCGGCGAATCCACCCGCCCCGGTGCCGCCCCTGTGAGCCCCCAGGAAGAGCTGGACCGGGTCATCCCCGTGGTCGAGGCCATTGCCGCCGAGCTGGACGGGGTCATCTCCCTGGACACCAGTACCCCGGCGGTCATGACCGAAGGCGCCCGTGCCGGGGCGGGCCTGATCAACGATGTGCGCGCCCTGCAACGCCCGGGAGCCCTGGCGGCTGCGGCCGCCAGCGGCCTGCCGGTGTGCCTGATGCATATGCAGGGCCAGCCGGACACCATGCAGAAGGCGCCGCAGTACGAGGATGTGGTGGCCGAGGTCAGCGCGTTTCTGGCAGATCGGGTCATGGCCTGTGAGGCGGCGGGTATCCCGCGCGAGCGCCTGCTGCTGGATCCGGGCTTCGGTTTTGGCAAGACCCTGGCGCATAATCTGCGCCTGTTGCGCGAACTCGACCGGCTGCATGCCCTCGGGCTGCCCCTGCTGGTGGGGATGTCGCGCAAGTCGATGATTGGTCAGGCCCTGGATCGCCCCGTGGACGAACGCCTGGCGGGCGGCCTGGCACTGGCCGTGATGGCGGTGGAGCGAGGCGCGCAGATCGTGCGGGTGCATGATGTGCGCGAGACCGTGGATGCCCTGCGGATGGCCTGGGCGGTGCTGCATGGCGACAGCACCCACGACAAGAGGATGTGA
- the secG gene encoding preprotein translocase subunit SecG, whose translation MDIVLHIVHVLTALALIGLVLIQHGKGADAGASFGGGASSSTVFGSSGSSSFLTRTTAVLATVFMLTSLALAWHARQLSSDDGSALPVLERIQQEESEVPDWARDLDGTIPEGIPEGDVPGAESATDSLVPEVESPAPEERQ comes from the coding sequence ATGGATATAGTTCTTCACATTGTGCACGTGCTGACGGCCCTGGCCCTGATCGGCCTGGTACTGATCCAGCACGGCAAGGGCGCCGACGCCGGCGCTTCGTTTGGTGGTGGCGCCTCCTCGTCCACGGTCTTTGGCAGCAGCGGTTCCTCCAGCTTCCTGACCCGGACCACGGCGGTGCTGGCGACCGTGTTCATGCTCACCAGCCTGGCCCTGGCCTGGCATGCGCGCCAGCTGTCGTCTGACGACGGTTCGGCCCTGCCGGTGCTTGAGCGCATCCAGCAGGAAGAGTCCGAAGTGCCGGACTGGGCCCGTGATCTGGACGGCACCATTCCGGAAGGCATTCCTGAAGGTGACGTGCCGGGCGCAGAAAGTGCTACAGACTCGCTGGTGCCTGAGGTAGAATCCCCGGCCCCGGAAGAGCGGCAGTAA
- the tpiA gene encoding triose-phosphate isomerase, whose translation MRTPLVAGNWKMHGRLDMARELAARIAAGAPHGVELALCPPYPYLGVLQQTLTGTPVALGAQNLAEQAEGAFTGEVAGEMLAEFGCRYVLVGHSERRSLYGETDAVVATKFQRAQAAGLVPVLCLGESQAEREAGQTDSVVGRQLDAVLETAGVAAFHQAVIAYEPVWAIGTGLTASPEQAQAVHAFIRQRLARQDAGVAAATRVLYGGSVKADNAASLLAEPDIDGGLIGGASLDADSFLAICQVASL comes from the coding sequence GTGCGTACCCCGTTAGTAGCCGGTAACTGGAAAATGCATGGCCGACTGGATATGGCCCGCGAACTGGCCGCCCGCATCGCAGCGGGCGCGCCACACGGTGTGGAGCTGGCCCTGTGCCCGCCCTACCCGTATCTGGGCGTGCTGCAGCAGACGCTGACCGGCACGCCGGTGGCTCTCGGTGCGCAGAATCTGGCGGAGCAGGCAGAAGGTGCCTTCACCGGCGAGGTGGCGGGCGAGATGCTGGCGGAATTCGGTTGCCGCTATGTGCTGGTGGGCCATTCCGAGCGCCGCAGCCTGTATGGCGAGACCGACGCCGTGGTGGCGACCAAGTTCCAGCGCGCCCAGGCGGCCGGGCTGGTGCCAGTGCTGTGTCTGGGCGAAAGCCAGGCCGAGCGCGAGGCCGGGCAGACCGACAGCGTGGTGGGGCGGCAGCTTGATGCGGTGCTGGAGACGGCGGGCGTGGCGGCTTTCCACCAGGCCGTGATCGCCTATGAGCCGGTCTGGGCTATTGGCACCGGCCTCACCGCCAGCCCCGAACAGGCCCAGGCGGTGCATGCTTTCATCCGCCAGCGGCTGGCGCGACAGGATGCCGGGGTGGCTGCGGCCACGCGCGTCCTTTACGGCGGCAGTGTAAAGGCGGATAATGCCGCCTCTTTGTTGGCCGAGCCCGATATTGATGGCGGCCTGATTGGCGGGGCGTCACTGGACGCAGACAGTTTTCTGGCCATTTGCCAGGTGGCATCTCTCTAG
- the rlmE gene encoding 23S rRNA (uridine(2552)-2'-O)-methyltransferase RlmE gives MGRSKSSSRWLQEHFNDQWVARAQAEGYRSRASFKLLEIHEKDKLFRPGMRVLDLGAAPGGWSQVAARLMGSSGRILASDILAMDAIADVTFIQGDFREESVFTQLLAALDGARVDLVMSDMAPNMSGTRAVDQPRAMYLAELALDMADRVLAPDGRFLVKVFQGEGLDAYRRDLHERFAKVVTRKPAASRPRSPEVYLLGSDRKMV, from the coding sequence ATGGGCAGATCAAAAAGCAGTAGCCGCTGGCTCCAGGAGCACTTCAACGACCAGTGGGTGGCCCGTGCCCAGGCAGAGGGCTACCGCTCGCGCGCCAGCTTCAAGCTGCTGGAAATCCACGAGAAGGACAAGCTGTTCCGCCCCGGTATGCGGGTGCTGGACCTGGGCGCGGCCCCGGGCGGCTGGTCGCAGGTGGCGGCCCGGCTGATGGGCAGCAGCGGCCGTATCCTGGCCAGCGATATCCTGGCTATGGACGCGATAGCCGACGTCACCTTCATTCAGGGTGATTTTCGTGAAGAATCGGTGTTTACCCAGTTGCTGGCGGCGCTCGATGGCGCCCGGGTGGACCTTGTAATGTCCGACATGGCCCCCAATATGAGTGGTACCAGGGCCGTGGATCAGCCGCGTGCCATGTATCTGGCCGAACTGGCGCTGGACATGGCAGACCGGGTGCTGGCACCCGACGGCCGTTTTCTGGTCAAAGTGTTTCAAGGCGAAGGGCTCGATGCGTACCGGCGCGATCTTCACGAGCGCTTTGCCAAAGTGGTGACACGGAAGCCTGCCGCCAGCCGGCCGCGCTCCCCGGAAGTGTATCTGCTGGGGTCGGACCGCAAGATGGTGTAA
- the ftsH gene encoding ATP-dependent zinc metalloprotease FtsH, whose amino-acid sequence MTKNIILWMVIAGVLYVVLQNVNHEPAARTIDYSSFISRVEGGEVARVEIQDYRIRGETRDGQRFETVKPPVSDLDLMPTLIQNRVVVEGKEPERQSFLTQLFLSILPILLILAIFIFFMRQMQGGGKGGAGPMTFGKSKARLLSEDQIKTTFADVAGVEEAKEEVEELVEFLRDPAKFQRLGGKIPRGVLMVGSPGTGKTLLAKAIAGEARVPFFSISGSDFVEMFVGVGASRVRDMFEQAKKHAPCIIFIDEIDAVGRSRGAGLGGGHDEREQTLNQLLVEMDGFGANDGIIVIAATNRPDVLDAALLRPGRFDRQVVVPLPDVRGREQIIKVHMRSVPVNDDVNPSLIARGTPGFSGADLANLVNEAALFAARANKRLVGMEEFERAKDKILMGAERRSMVMSEKEKLNTAYHEAGHAIIGRLVPEHDPVYKVSIIPRGRALGVTMYLPEEDKYSQSKRAIESMICSLFGGRLAEEMINGFDGVTTGASNDIERATKMARAMVTKWGLSEKMGPLAYEEEEGEVFLGKSMSQRKQVSEQTAEEIDREVRAIIDRCYEKARVILDENRDKLEAMAQALMLYETIDADQIEDIMNGRTPRPPKDWQNPGSGTGTKVADAEGGDADADASADAGDKPKGDGPIGGPANTH is encoded by the coding sequence ATGACCAAGAATATCATCCTCTGGATGGTGATCGCCGGCGTCCTTTACGTGGTGCTGCAGAACGTCAATCACGAGCCTGCGGCGCGTACCATTGACTATTCCTCCTTCATTTCCCGTGTGGAAGGCGGTGAAGTGGCGCGGGTGGAAATCCAGGACTACCGCATTCGCGGTGAGACCCGCGACGGTCAGCGTTTCGAAACCGTGAAGCCGCCAGTGTCCGACCTGGACCTGATGCCGACCCTGATCCAGAACCGTGTCGTGGTGGAAGGCAAGGAGCCCGAGCGTCAGAGCTTCCTGACCCAGCTGTTCCTGTCGATCCTGCCGATCCTGCTGATTCTCGCCATCTTCATCTTCTTCATGCGGCAGATGCAGGGCGGCGGCAAGGGCGGTGCCGGGCCGATGACCTTTGGCAAGAGCAAGGCGCGCCTGCTGTCTGAAGACCAGATCAAGACCACCTTCGCCGATGTGGCCGGTGTGGAAGAAGCCAAGGAAGAAGTGGAAGAGCTGGTCGAGTTCCTGCGTGATCCGGCCAAGTTCCAGCGGCTGGGCGGCAAGATTCCCCGTGGCGTATTGATGGTCGGCTCACCCGGTACCGGTAAGACCCTGCTGGCGAAAGCCATTGCCGGTGAAGCCCGCGTGCCCTTCTTCTCCATTTCCGGTTCCGACTTCGTCGAGATGTTTGTCGGCGTGGGTGCGTCCCGCGTGCGCGACATGTTCGAGCAGGCCAAGAAGCACGCCCCCTGCATTATCTTTATCGACGAGATTGATGCCGTGGGCCGCAGCCGTGGCGCGGGCCTGGGTGGCGGTCACGACGAACGTGAACAGACCCTGAACCAGCTGCTGGTGGAAATGGACGGCTTCGGCGCCAATGACGGCATCATCGTGATTGCCGCCACCAACCGTCCGGACGTTCTGGACGCCGCCTTGCTGCGCCCGGGCCGCTTTGACCGCCAGGTGGTGGTGCCGCTGCCCGACGTGCGGGGTCGCGAACAGATCATCAAGGTGCATATGCGCAGCGTGCCGGTGAACGACGACGTCAATCCCAGCTTGATTGCCCGTGGCACGCCCGGTTTCTCCGGTGCTGACCTGGCCAACCTGGTGAACGAGGCGGCCCTGTTTGCCGCCCGTGCCAACAAGCGTCTGGTGGGCATGGAAGAATTCGAGCGCGCCAAGGACAAGATCCTGATGGGGGCCGAGCGCCGCTCCATGGTGATGAGCGAGAAAGAAAAGCTCAACACCGCGTATCACGAGGCCGGCCACGCCATTATCGGCCGCCTGGTGCCCGAGCACGATCCGGTTTACAAGGTGTCGATCATTCCCCGTGGCCGCGCCCTGGGTGTGACCATGTACCTGCCGGAAGAAGACAAGTACAGCCAGTCCAAGCGCGCCATCGAGAGCATGATCTGCTCCCTGTTCGGCGGCCGTCTGGCGGAAGAGATGATCAACGGCTTCGACGGTGTCACCACCGGCGCCTCCAATGACATCGAGCGCGCCACCAAAATGGCCCGTGCCATGGTGACCAAGTGGGGCCTGTCCGAAAAAATGGGCCCGCTGGCCTATGAGGAAGAAGAAGGCGAAGTCTTCCTCGGCAAGAGCATGTCCCAGCGCAAGCAGGTGTCCGAGCAGACCGCGGAAGAAATTGACCGCGAAGTGCGCGCCATCATCGATCGCTGCTATGAAAAGGCGCGTGTGATTCTGGACGAGAACCGCGACAAGCTCGAGGCCATGGCCCAGGCCCTGATGCTGTACGAGACCATCGACGCCGACCAGATCGAGGACATCATGAACGGCCGCACACCGCGCCCGCCGAAAGACTGGCAGAATCCGGGCAGCGGCACCGGCACCAAGGTCGCTGATGCCGAGGGCGGCGACGCCGACGCGGACGCGAGCGCAGACGCCGGCGACAAACCCAAGGGTGATGGGCCAATCGGTGGCCCGGCCAACACCCACTGA